The following DNA comes from Caviibacter abscessus.
TTTTTTCATTTTGTATAAAAAAAATAAGTTCAAATGAATTTTTTATAGAATATCTATAAAGTTTTAACATATAATTTAAGAAAGAAGGATTTATTTCTAAATCCTCTAAATCTAAAATTATTCTATCAAATTTTTCACTTAAATTTATAATTTCATTATATGTTTTATTAAAATCTACAAATTTAATTATTTGTTCTTCCATAACATTTTGATCCTTTAATTATTCACCAGTCCTGCCAGTATACCGTTTATAAAATCTTTACTCTTTAAATCTCCATATACTTTTGCAATTTCAATTGCTTCATTTATAACTATTTCATGCCCAGTGTCTTCAATTATTATCTCAAAAAATGACATTTTCAGAAGAACTTTTTCAACTATTGCAAGACGCTCAAAAGTCCAACCATTTAATTTTTCTTTTATTTTCTCTATAACAATTTTTTCATTTTCAATATATTTTCTTATATATTTTATAAAAAACTCTTGTTTACTTTCTGATAAACTATGACTACTTAAAAATTGATTTATTCTTTCATCAATATTAACTTCAATAAGTTCTCTTTCAAATAAAATCTTAAATATTTCTTTTCTTAGTGTTCTTTGTTCCATATTTCACCTCTTAAAGTATAACAGAATCTACGGTAATATCTTCTCCTATTACTTCTGTGTTTGATATATTTGTTGTTTCAATTACTTTTTCAGGATTAATTTTAGATACCTTAAGATTTATTCTATTAGGTTTAATTCCTGTCATTTTTTGAACATATTCGCCTAAATCTTCTTTTATTTTACCTAATTTTTCATTTAAATCTTCTACAGTATAGCATTCTAACACAGCAATAATATTAACACTTCCAAATCCGCTGTAAACTTTTAATTTTGCATATCTAATTATTTCTTTATTTTCTAAGAAATTTTTTGATAATGTTTCTACAGTATTCATTGTTATTTCAACAAAACCATTTTCATTTCTTACTTTAATGCTTCCTGGTTTTTTAAATAATTTTTCAAGTAATGAAAGTACTAACAATGAAATATATGTAACTATTGATACAAAAATAATTATTTGCCCTAATTTTTCATTAGAAAATATAGCAAGTTTTGTAAGTATCGTTGACACTAAAATAGGATTTACTACAATAAAATATAAAGTTGATAAAAGCCCTATTATTAACATGATGTTTATAATATATAAAATTACTAAAAACATTATTATTCCTCTCTTTCTTTAACAACTTGTTCTATTGTAACATTTATTTCTCTAACATTAATTTCTGTAAATTCTTTTATTTTTTCCGCAACTTGTCTTTGCACTACTTCTGCTACTTTTCTTATTTCACAGCCATATGCAACAGCTATTGATAAGTCAACTACACACTCAGTTTCTCCCATTTCAACTTCTAAATTTCTTTTATCTGTTCCTTTTAGAAAGCTAACTATCTCATTTTTACCTGTTTGTGTTGATATACCTTTAACGTTTTCTATTTCCTTTAAAGTTTCTATTACTATGTCTTTTATAACATTTGGTGATATTATTATATTTCCTAAAAATTCCATATTTAATCTCCCTTTAAGCTTTTCATTTATTATATCATAAGTTTTAATTTTTTTTAATATTTACACGACTTAGATTTTTTATATATACGTTAATATTTTTAGAATTAACTATTAAAATCAATGTTTTTATAAAGTCATTGCTTAACTTCGCATATATTTTATTATTCATTTTTAATCTTTGTTTTTGTTTATAGAAATTAACTAACGAAAATCCACCTTGTTTAAATTGAGACTTTAATTTTTGTTTATTTTCATCACTTAAATCATCAATTAAAATATTTATACTTGTATTTTTTAAATTGGAAACTTCATCTATTGTAACTATATCTTTTATTACATCATTATATACTTCAAATAAGCATATTTTATTTTTTAAATTAATATTTTGTATTTTTTCATATAAATTTGAAAATATTATATATTTTTTTATTTCCCCATTTTCATCTATAGTTAATTTTAGCATTTTTTCTTTTCTACGTGTCAAACTAATTTCAGAAGATAATACCAATCCCACTCTCAAATTATCTTCTAAACGTAATATAGATAAAATATCACTACTCTCTTTTTTTAAGTCAATTGAAAGTAATAAACCTATACTTTCCATTTCTTTTTCTATTAATTCATCCTCATTATATTCATCTATAAATTTATTTTCATATTTAAGTAAATTTTCTGTATTAGTTAAAAATAGACTTCTACCCACATTAATTTCATTATCATATTTTGTATAAGCAATGTCATATATTTCTTGTGAATAAATAAATATCTCTTTTCTACTTAAATTAAATTCATCAAACGCTCCTGAAAGTGCTAATACTTCAATATGTTTTTTATTAAGATCGTATTTTATCATTCTATAACAAAAATCATTTATATTTTTAAATTCTCCATTTATGTCTCTTTCTGTTTCTATTGATTTTGCTATATTTTCACTAATACCTTTTATTGAATAAATTCCATAAATTACATTATCATTATATACCTTAAAATAACAATTTGATTTATTTACGCTAGGTTTTAATATTTGGTGCTTATATTTTTTTAATTCTATCTCATATTTTCTTAATTTCTTATAATCATTTATATCACTATTTAATAATGAACATATATATTCCAATGTATAATTTGTTTTTAAATATGCTGTATAATAGCATAACATTGAATAAGGTATGGTATGTGATTTATTAAAACCGTAACCTCCAAAACTTTCAATCATTGAATAAAGATTTATTACTTTTTGCTTATCATACCCTTTGGATATTGCTTTTGATACAAATTGATCCTTATGTAGTTTTAATATTTCAATTTTTTTCTTACTTATTGCTTTTCTTAAATCATCTGCCTCAAGCAAAGTATATCCTGCAATAATGCTTGCAATTTTCATTATTTGTTCTTGATATATTATTACTCCATAAGTATCCTTTAATATTTCCTCAAGTTCAGGAAAAATATAGTCTATATTTTCACTATGTTTTCTTTTAATTGCTTCATATGTCATACCACTATTTAATGGTCCCGGTCTATATAAAGCAAGTATTGCCGAAATATCCAAAAAATTTTCAACTTTAAACTTTGTTATTAAATCTACCATCCCTGGTGATTCGGATTGAAATACTCCTAAAGTATTACCTGTATTAAACATTTCAAAAGTTTTTTTATCATTTAAATCAATATCTGATAATTTAATTTTTACTGCATTTATTGTTTGTTTTATAACCTCTAAGTTCTTAAGTGCTAAAAGGTCAATTTTAAGTAACCCTAAATATTCCAATTCTTCCATCTGATACTGAGTTACATTAATATTTAACTTATCATCTCTATATGTTGGAACTTCATCAATTAATGGATATTTTGATATAACTACTCCTGATGGATGTATAGAACTATGTCTTACATTACCCTCTAATTTTTCAAGTGCTTGCTTTATAACCCTGCTACTATTTCCTAAAACTCTTTCTAAATCTTTTTGTAATTGCTTTTCTTGAAGTCTTGAAAAAACTATTATATTTGAAACATATTCCATACCATATTTTTGCATTAAATAATGAACTACTTCATCTCTTCTACTAGGTTCAAAATCTATGTCTATATCTGGCATTGATTTTCTACCAGAATTTAAAAATCTTTCAAAAATTAATCCATATTTTATAGGGTCGACTTTTGTTATATCTAATGTATATGAAACTATACTTCCTGAAGCAGAACCCCTACCTGGACCTATTAATATATCATTTTCATTCGCGTATTTAACTATGTCTGAAACAATTATAAAGTAACCATTAAATCCCATATTATCAATGACTGATAATTCATATTCGATACGATTTATTACTTCATCTGATAAATTTTTATATTTAATCTTAGCCCCATTATAAACCAAGTCTCTTAAGTATTCTTTTTCACTTACATCTAATTTTAATTTAGGAAATTTAAATTCAATTTGTGGCATTTCTAATTTGCATATTTCAGATATTTTTTCCGTATTTAAAATACCTTGATTTACAAACTCTAAATCTTCTTCTTTAAAACTTTTTATTATTTGCTCTGTTGTTTTTAAATATAAGTCATTATATGGATAAGCTTTTTTTACTCTATCAATACTAACATTTTCCTTTATTGCACTTACTATTTTTTGAAGGTAAAAGTCATTACTATCAGCATAATATACATCATTTGTTATTACATAGGGCACCTTTAATTCCTTTACTATTTGTATGTACTTATCTAAATGCCTTTTCTTTATTTCAAATGCAGGTATTTCCACATAAAAATTTTGAAATATTTGAGAATATTTCATAATTATTTTTCTTGCATAATCATATTCCATCTCAACTATGGCTTTTAGTATTTCTGAATTTACTCCACCAGTTATGCAAACTAAATTACTGCTGTTTTTTTGTATTTCCTGTATATCTATTATAGGTCTTCCACTAACATATCTTGAATAAGAAAGTGTACTTAATTTCACTAATTTCTTATATCCTTCATATCCTATTGCATAAACATTTATACTATATTCACCTTCAATAAATAAGCCATATGAGAAAAGTTCTAGACCAATTACAGGTGATATATTATTTTTTTTGCAAGAATTATAGAATTTTATAGCAGAAAACATTGAAGTATCTGTTATCCCTAGATACTTTGAGTTATTTAATTTGGCTTTTTGTATATATGTATCTACAGTACTTACACCTTCAAGTAAACTGTAATCCGTATGTAATTTAAGATTTACAAATTCCATAACTTCTTACCACCTATTTATCGTTTATTTTTATTATACTTTATTTACTTTCAATTAGCAAATTTAAAAAGGTAAATCATAAGCGATTTACCATTATTTAAATTCCAAATATCCATAAAATTGTAAGACCAAAAATATCTGCCAAAGCATGTGCTATAAAAAACGGAAAAAGATTTTTGTCTTGTGATTTATAATAAAACCAAAGCATATATATTCCATATACAATTCCTATACCTATAGCTACAATAATTCCCTGATATGTATGAAAACTTACACGAATAATTAAAGAAAATAAGATTGACCATTTTAATTGTTTGGGTGATACTGCAAGACATATACCTAAAAAATATATCTCTTCATAAATACCATTAAAAATAGCATATATAACATCTGATACATTTTGATTTAAAAAAAATATACTTATTCTTCCAGGAAATGGTAAATTTTCTACGATAGGATTTGTAATAAATGAATATATATCAAATACTAATCCTGAACCAATAAACAACAAAACTCCGTATATTATTGCTTTTAAGCTTAAATGAATGTTCCAAGTTTTAAAATTAAATTTTCTAATTATAAGATAAAATATAGCTATTAAAAATAAAACTATCTGTTTTAATAACATCGTATAATTATCTAATGCTGTAAAAGTAGTCATTTCTTCTATAGTTGAACTTCCTTTAATAAGTTCTAAATAACATTGTGTCGATTCTTGTATTGCTGCTCCCCATAAAATAAAAGTTAAAATTAAAATATCAAACCATTTAAGTTTATCCGTTTTTTTCATATTTTTCCATTTATATACCAAATATCACTTCATTAATTTTATTTAGTACACCTTGCTCTTTTGTGTGTCCTGCTATTTTATTTTCATCAAATAAATCTTTTAATTCTTGTTTTGCATTTCCCATTATATAACCATGTCCTACATATTTTAGCATGTCATAATCATTATTTTGATCGCCAAATGCCATAGCCTCATTTTTATCTACGCCATATTTGTTCAACACAAACTTAACTCCATTAACTTTATTAGCTTTTTCATTTAACACTTCTAAATAATTTGGTGTTGATCTAACTATATAAATATTTGATATTCTACTTTCAATTTTTTTCTTTAATTCATCTAATACATCCGTTTCATCAATAAAAAGACACTTAATTGAAAATTCATTGTCATAGTCATCAAAATCTCTGATTATAAGACCTTGTAATGTTTTACTCATATAATCTTTTATATGCTCATCATATTTTTCAACATAAATAGTATCGTTATAGTATAAATTTAAATGTACATTTTCTTCTCTTGAAATTTTTATAAGTTCTCTATATACTTTCTTATCAACTAAATTATTTAATAAAATATTTCCATTTACATCTACAACAACAGCACCATTATATAATATTAACTCGTCTTTTATACCTAATGCTTTAGCAACTGGAACAGTTGAAACATATCCCCTTCCTGTTGCTAAATGAACTTTTATCCCTTTTTCTTGCATTTCACTTATTCTTTTAATTAGGTCAGTACTTATTGTACTATTGTCATTATTTTGTAAAATCGTATCATCAATATCAAAAAAAACTCTTTTTATGTTCACTTATTTATTCTCCTTCACATATATTTTTTAAAGTATCAATTAAATATTTTATTTCTTCTTTTGTATTATATATACTAAAACTTATCCTAACAGAAGATAATGCCTGTTTTTCACTAAGTCCCATATTAATTAAAGTTTGTGACGCTTTTAAACTTCCTGACATACATGCAGAACCTCCACTTACATATATACCTCTCATATCAAGCATAGGTAATAATAGCTGTATATCTTGATTTTCTATTTGTATACTTATTATACTATTTACTCTGTTTTCACCATTTATTTTTATATAATTTAATTTACTTACTTCACTAATAAAATAATCCATCAAATCTTGTAGATATTTATTATCTTTTTCCATATTTTGAACACTTAAATCAAGTGCAAGTGAAGTTGCAAGAATGGAATTAATATTTTCTGTTCCAGCCCTTTTATTTCTTTCTTGGCTTCCACCATACATTAATTTTGATATTTCAATATCATCTTTAATATACAGTAATCCTATGCCCTTAGGTCCATAAAATTTATGTGGTGATGCACTAAAACTATCTAATCCCAATTCATAAGGGTTAAAATATTCTTTTGATATTAATTGAACAGCATCACTGTGAAAATATATATTTTTACCTTTTATTAAATCAGAAATTTTATCAAGTGGTTGTTTCACACCAGTTTCATTATTTACTGCCATTACTGTTATAAGTGCAGTATCATCACTTATTTGAGTTTTTAAATGTTCTATATCAATTTCTCCATTAGGCTTTATATTTATATACTTAACTTTATATCCTTCTTTTGAAAGTTCATCGCAAAGTGTTAGTATACTTGAATGTTCTATACTTGAACATATTATTTCCTTTTTTTCACTTTTTAATAAAATCCCTCTAATTGCAAGATTATTTGATTCTGTTGCTCCCGATGTAAATATTAAATCATTGGGTTTAATATTTAATTTACTGGCAATATTTTTTCGTGCATTTTCAAGTAAAGCTCTTGCATTTCTGCCATAAGTATGAACAGCAGAAGGATTTGCATAAACATTATTATAACTTTCACATAAAAAATCAATTACTTCTTGTCGCATTTTTGTTGATGCGGCATTATCAAAATATATATTTCTCATTTTTTACCTCATAAATGGATTATAGAATCTTGAGCCATCTTTAAACGTAATATATAAACAAAATATGACAATAATAAGTGTAACTATAATTGAAATATAGTCTGATAATCTCAACTCTCTATAACTATACCAAGTTCTTTTATTTTTTTTACCAAATCCTCTAAGTTCCATAGCAGTACTTATATTTTCAATTCTTTCAATACTTGTAAATATTAATGGAAATAATATAGGTATGGTATTTGTTATTCTTTTTAATAAATTTTGTTTTGAAGAAAGTTCTATTCCCCTTGCTTCTTTTGTATTTTTTATATTATAAAAATCCTGTTGTATATCTGGAATATATCTAAACGCAATATTTATAGCATAACAGATTGAGTAAGGTACACCTATTCTATTTAAACTTGACCCAAGTTCACTTGGATCTGTTGTAGATATAAATATTAAAGCAACAGGTGCAACAACCATATATTTTAAAAATACATTTACTTCATAAAATACTTGCTCCAATGTTAGGTCATAAATATTACCAAAATTAGTTATTTTTGTCATACTATGATATATTTTTACTCCTTCTTGTGGAGAAAAAATATAAATAGTTACAGTATTTAAAATTAAAAATATTAATATTACCCAAAAAACAAAAGAAACATCTTTATATTTAATCTTTGAAATGTAAAGAACAATTAAACTGGATATCAACATAAAAAATAGGACATATGTATTATATGTCAACATACCAAGAGTTGACCATAATAAAAATATTACTAATTTTGTAACACCATTTAAGTCATGAATAAATGTCTTTTTATATTCATACCCGAATATTCTCATATTTTTAATCCTCTTTCATAGTTTATAAAATTATATACAAAACTATATTCATCAATATCTAATTTTTTAGCCAATTTGTATAATGAAGGTATTTTAAGATTTGCTCTTTCAATAATATCATTATTAGCTAAAGTTTTTATGCAACTATCATTTGAAATAATACAACCATCTAATAAAGTAATAGCTCTGCTTGTATATTCAAGCATTAAATGCATATCATGTGTTATCATTATTATAGTAATACCCAATTTTTCATTTATACTTTTAATAAATTCCATTATTTCAAGGTAATGAACATAATCTTGTGCGGCCGTTGGTTCATCTAATATAAGTATTTTAGGATTTGTAGCTAATATACTTGCAATAGTAACTCTTTTTTTCTGACCATAACTAAGTGATGATATTGGCCAATTTCTATACGGATAAAGTCCACATATTTTAAGTATGCTATTTACTTTTTCACTAATTACTTTTTCTTCTTCTCCTTTAACTTTAAGTGAAAATGAAACTTCTTCATTTACTAAATTTTGAGAAATCATTTGATTTGGATTTTGCATCACATAACCTATCATATCTCCTCTTTCCTTTATAGAAAAATTTGATATATCATAACCGTCAACAAATATTTTTCCTGTATAATCTTTTTCAAATCCACATATAATTTTAGCAAGTGTACTCTTTCCTGCTCCATTTTTTCCAACGATACTTATTATTTCAGATTTTTTTACTGTAAAATTAATATTTTTTAAAACTTTTTTATCTGTATATGAAAATGAAACATCTTCAAATACTAATATATCTTCTTTTTTTATTTCTTTTTTAGGTATATCTATACTTTTATACCAATTTGTAACTTTTTCTTTATATAAATTAATATCTATATTATCAAGTTTACTTGGCATTACTCTCTTCTCAATATTAACACCGCTATACTTCATTGCTGTTATATACAAAGGTTCTCTTATACCTATTTTAGGTAATATGTTTATCGCTATTATTTCGTCTATATCTCCATCTGCAACTATAATTCCATCATCAATAACTATTATTCTATCTAAATCTATAAACAAAACATCTTCTATTCTATGTTCTATTATTATAGTTGTTGCATTTGTTCTTTTATGTACATCATTTATTAATTTGATTGCATCAATACCTGTTTTAGGATCTAGATTTGCAAGAGGTTCATCAAATAAAAGTATATCTACATCTTCTATTAAAACTCCGGCAAGAGCCACTCTTTGTTTTTGACCTCCTGATAAATTTTGAGGTTTTGATAGCAAAAAATCACTCATATCTACAAATGAACTTATTGTTTTTACCTTATTAGTCATTTCATTTTTGTTTATACAATCATTTTCAAGTGCAAATGCAATGTCTTCACCAACATTCATACCAACAAATTGACTATCGCTATCTTGAAGTATAGTTCCTATATTTTTTGAATTTATTTTTACTTCTCCAGTTATAGTACCTTTATATACTCTAGGTATTAACTTATTTATACATTTTGCAAGAGTACTTTTTCCACATCCTGATTTACCAACTATTAGTATTTTTTGGCCTTCATATATATCAAGATTTATATTTTTTAAAGTTGGATTTGCATTATTTTTATAACTAAAAGTAAAATTTTTAAATTCAATTATTTTTTTCATTATTAATCTTCCTTGGTTAAGTTATTATTACCCGCTTTAGATTTTGAATAATATTTTATAATTATAGTTCCAATTACTAAAACTGTAAACGAATTTACTATAAATGAAATTATACCTTGAAAATATACTTTATCTAAAGGTTCTTTATACATTAATATATCCAACGTAGGTGCTAAAAATATCCAACATACTGAATTTGCTATTATTTGAATCCCATTAAAGTATATTATATTTTTAATATCAAACAGCTTATTTTCTACGTCAAGTTGTTTATAAAATAATCCAATTAATAGTCCTAATGCTCCATCTGCAATAACCCAACTCCACCATATTGAACCCCATTGAAAAGCATCAGCAAGAGCATGTCCTAAAGTACCAATTGAAAATCCTACAATTGGACCAAATACTATACTAAAAAACGATAGTATTGCTATTCTTGGTTGTATACTTGTGTTAGGTACACCTGTAGGAATAATTAAATATGATAATACAATAAATAATGCTGTTCCTATTCCTATTGCTGTTATTTTTTTAATTGATAATAACTTCATAACCTATCTCCTTTATTTTTTAAATGATATTTTCCAATTTATTCCGGTTTTAATATTATATGCTTTTGCAAATGAACCTTGGTTTATTGCAAGTCCTATATTATTTAATGAGTTTATATATATTAAAGGTTCTCCTATTCTAACATCCGAAAAACTTGTTTTAAAATAAATAAAATTTTGATAAAGTACTCTATCTGAATGAGTAATCGTTACTTCAACTTTATCTCCAACTGATATATTTAATTTTTTAAAATCTTCATAAGGTATATTTGACCAAAGACTTCCATATCTTACATCTAACACATCAATAGTCCCCGTTACCTTATTTTCTTCTATAATAGGTGAAACTGTTTTAAGCTCTATTATACTAGATACTCCTATTTTAGGTCCTATTTCTTCAAATTTAATTTTTCCTGATGCAAGTCTTGCACCAGTATATGCATATACATCACGTCCATGAAAAGTGTAAGATAATTCTTGGATGGGTAAATGATTTTTCGTTTCTTCAAGAAGCCTTACTTCTTCAATTCCAAGCATTTTTTTGACATGTGTTAAAGTTCCATTATCCGGAGTTACAATTAACTGTCCTGTAGTTGTTTTTACGACAACACTTCTTCTACTACTTCCAACACCTGGATCTACAACTGATACAAAAACACTTCCACTTGGCCAAAAAGATATAGATTGAATTAATCTATATGATGCTTCCCATATATCATATTGTGGAATATCATGTGTCAGATTATATATTTTTAAATTTGAATCTTGACTATATGCTACACCATGCATTGCTGCAACAGCTCCATCACATACACCAAAATCTGATTGAAAAATTAAAGCATTCACTATAATCACCTCATTTTATTATATCAAAAATATATAAAAAAAAGAATAAAAATTAATAAATAAATCAGTTCAGCTAATTGCTGAACTGCTATAAAATTTATATAGTAACTTTACCATCCTCATTAAACACTTTTATTGCATTTAATGCTATTTGTTTATCAATCATTTGAACTAAAATATCATACGGAATTGTCGCTGTGTGTGCCCCATTAACTAATGAATCAACTACTTGATTAGAGTTTTTAAAACTTGCAGCCAATATTTTAGTTTTTACGTTTCTATCATCAATAAAAGTTCTTATTTTACTTATTTCAAGAATAGAATCAATTGAATTATTTTGCATTCTGTTTACATATGGTGCCAAATAATCACAACCTGCAACAGCTCCAAGTATTGCTTGATCTGACGAATAAACAGCCGTTCCTAACACTACTCTACTACTATCTTCTTTTTTTATTTTTGATACAGTTTCAAGCCCTGCAAAACTTAAAGGAACCTTTAAACTCAATTTAAA
Coding sequences within:
- a CDS encoding CPBP family glutamic-type intramembrane protease — encoded protein: MKKTDKLKWFDILILTFILWGAAIQESTQCYLELIKGSSTIEEMTTFTALDNYTMLLKQIVLFLIAIFYLIIRKFNFKTWNIHLSLKAIIYGVLLFIGSGLVFDIYSFITNPIVENLPFPGRISIFFLNQNVSDVIYAIFNGIYEEIYFLGICLAVSPKQLKWSILFSLIIRVSFHTYQGIIVAIGIGIVYGIYMLWFYYKSQDKNLFPFFIAHALADIFGLTILWIFGI
- a CDS encoding Cof-type HAD-IIB family hydrolase, whose product is MNIKRVFFDIDDTILQNNDNSTISTDLIKRISEMQEKGIKVHLATGRGYVSTVPVAKALGIKDELILYNGAVVVDVNGNILLNNLVDKKVYRELIKISREENVHLNLYYNDTIYVEKYDEHIKDYMSKTLQGLIIRDFDDYDNEFSIKCLFIDETDVLDELKKKIESRISNIYIVRSTPNYLEVLNEKANKVNGVKFVLNKYGVDKNEAMAFGDQNNDYDMLKYVGHGYIMGNAKQELKDLFDENKIAGHTKEQGVLNKINEVIFGI
- the nusB gene encoding transcription antitermination factor NusB: MEQRTLRKEIFKILFERELIEVNIDERINQFLSSHSLSESKQEFFIKYIRKYIENEKIVIEKIKEKLNGWTFERLAIVEKVLLKMSFFEIIIEDTGHEIVINEAIEIAKVYGDLKSKDFINGILAGLVNN
- a CDS encoding cysteine desulfurase family protein, coding for MRNIYFDNAASTKMRQEVIDFLCESYNNVYANPSAVHTYGRNARALLENARKNIASKLNIKPNDLIFTSGATESNNLAIRGILLKSEKKEIICSSIEHSSILTLCDELSKEGYKVKYINIKPNGEIDIEHLKTQISDDTALITVMAVNNETGVKQPLDKISDLIKGKNIYFHSDAVQLISKEYFNPYELGLDSFSASPHKFYGPKGIGLLYIKDDIEISKLMYGGSQERNKRAGTENINSILATSLALDLSVQNMEKDNKYLQDLMDYFISEVSKLNYIKINGENRVNSIISIQIENQDIQLLLPMLDMRGIYVSGGSACMSGSLKASQTLINMGLSEKQALSSVRISFSIYNTKEEIKYLIDTLKNICEGE
- a CDS encoding ECF-type riboflavin transporter substrate-binding protein, coding for MKLLSIKKITAIGIGTALFIVLSYLIIPTGVPNTSIQPRIAILSFFSIVFGPIVGFSIGTLGHALADAFQWGSIWWSWVIADGALGLLIGLFYKQLDVENKLFDIKNIIYFNGIQIIANSVCWIFLAPTLDILMYKEPLDKVYFQGIISFIVNSFTVLVIGTIIIKYYSKSKAGNNNLTKED
- a CDS encoding ABC transporter ATP-binding protein — translated: MKKIIEFKNFTFSYKNNANPTLKNINLDIYEGQKILIVGKSGCGKSTLAKCINKLIPRVYKGTITGEVKINSKNIGTILQDSDSQFVGMNVGEDIAFALENDCINKNEMTNKVKTISSFVDMSDFLLSKPQNLSGGQKQRVALAGVLIEDVDILLFDEPLANLDPKTGIDAIKLINDVHKRTNATTIIIEHRIEDVLFIDLDRIIVIDDGIIVADGDIDEIIAINILPKIGIREPLYITAMKYSGVNIEKRVMPSKLDNIDINLYKEKVTNWYKSIDIPKKEIKKEDILVFEDVSFSYTDKKVLKNINFTVKKSEIISIVGKNGAGKSTLAKIICGFEKDYTGKIFVDGYDISNFSIKERGDMIGYVMQNPNQMISQNLVNEEVSFSLKVKGEEEKVISEKVNSILKICGLYPYRNWPISSLSYGQKKRVTIASILATNPKILILDEPTAAQDYVHYLEIMEFIKSINEKLGITIIMITHDMHLMLEYTSRAITLLDGCIISNDSCIKTLANNDIIERANLKIPSLYKLAKKLDIDEYSFVYNFINYERGLKI
- a CDS encoding Asp23/Gls24 family envelope stress response protein, with the protein product MFLVILYIINIMLIIGLLSTLYFIVVNPILVSTILTKLAIFSNEKLGQIIIFVSIVTYISLLVLSLLEKLFKKPGSIKVRNENGFVEITMNTVETLSKNFLENKEIIRYAKLKVYSGFGSVNIIAVLECYTVEDLNEKLGKIKEDLGEYVQKMTGIKPNRINLKVSKINPEKVIETTNISNTEVIGEDITVDSVIL
- a CDS encoding Asp23/Gls24 family envelope stress response protein, translating into MEFLGNIIISPNVIKDIVIETLKEIENVKGISTQTGKNEIVSFLKGTDKRNLEVEMGETECVVDLSIAVAYGCEIRKVAEVVQRQVAEKIKEFTEINVREINVTIEQVVKEREE
- a CDS encoding energy-coupling factor transporter transmembrane component T family protein, whose amino-acid sequence is MRIFGYEYKKTFIHDLNGVTKLVIFLLWSTLGMLTYNTYVLFFMLISSLIVLYISKIKYKDVSFVFWVILIFLILNTVTIYIFSPQEGVKIYHSMTKITNFGNIYDLTLEQVFYEVNVFLKYMVVAPVALIFISTTDPSELGSSLNRIGVPYSICYAINIAFRYIPDIQQDFYNIKNTKEARGIELSSKQNLLKRITNTIPILFPLIFTSIERIENISTAMELRGFGKKNKRTWYSYRELRLSDYISIIVTLIIVIFCLYITFKDGSRFYNPFMR
- a CDS encoding DNA polymerase III subunit alpha — translated: MEFVNLKLHTDYSLLEGVSTVDTYIQKAKLNNSKYLGITDTSMFSAIKFYNSCKKNNISPVIGLELFSYGLFIEGEYSINVYAIGYEGYKKLVKLSTLSYSRYVSGRPIIDIQEIQKNSSNLVCITGGVNSEILKAIVEMEYDYARKIIMKYSQIFQNFYVEIPAFEIKKRHLDKYIQIVKELKVPYVITNDVYYADSNDFYLQKIVSAIKENVSIDRVKKAYPYNDLYLKTTEQIIKSFKEEDLEFVNQGILNTEKISEICKLEMPQIEFKFPKLKLDVSEKEYLRDLVYNGAKIKYKNLSDEVINRIEYELSVIDNMGFNGYFIIVSDIVKYANENDILIGPGRGSASGSIVSYTLDITKVDPIKYGLIFERFLNSGRKSMPDIDIDFEPSRRDEVVHYLMQKYGMEYVSNIIVFSRLQEKQLQKDLERVLGNSSRVIKQALEKLEGNVRHSSIHPSGVVISKYPLIDEVPTYRDDKLNINVTQYQMEELEYLGLLKIDLLALKNLEVIKQTINAVKIKLSDIDLNDKKTFEMFNTGNTLGVFQSESPGMVDLITKFKVENFLDISAILALYRPGPLNSGMTYEAIKRKHSENIDYIFPELEEILKDTYGVIIYQEQIMKIASIIAGYTLLEADDLRKAISKKKIEILKLHKDQFVSKAISKGYDKQKVINLYSMIESFGGYGFNKSHTIPYSMLCYYTAYLKTNYTLEYICSLLNSDINDYKKLRKYEIELKKYKHQILKPSVNKSNCYFKVYNDNVIYGIYSIKGISENIAKSIETERDINGEFKNINDFCYRMIKYDLNKKHIEVLALSGAFDEFNLSRKEIFIYSQEIYDIAYTKYDNEINVGRSLFLTNTENLLKYENKFIDEYNEDELIEKEMESIGLLLSIDLKKESSDILSILRLEDNLRVGLVLSSEISLTRRKEKMLKLTIDENGEIKKYIIFSNLYEKIQNINLKNKICLFEVYNDVIKDIVTIDEVSNLKNTSINILIDDLSDENKQKLKSQFKQGGFSLVNFYKQKQRLKMNNKIYAKLSNDFIKTLILIVNSKNINVYIKNLSRVNIKKN